The following are encoded together in the Bradyrhizobium sp. CCGUVB1N3 genome:
- the rlmH gene encoding 23S rRNA (pseudouridine(1915)-N(3))-methyltransferase RlmH: MRVAVIAVGRLKQGPERELADRYFQRFDEVGRKLGFRELTIHEIPESRARDTATRMAEEAAAIEAHIPDRSVIVAMDERGQNLDSTVFARNLGRWRDEGCGHTIFIIGGADGLSPELRRKAKLAIAFGSATWPHQMVRVMLLEQLYRAATILAGHPYHRA, translated from the coding sequence ATGCGTGTTGCTGTCATTGCGGTTGGCCGGCTGAAGCAGGGCCCCGAACGGGAGCTTGCCGATCGCTATTTCCAGCGGTTCGACGAGGTCGGCCGCAAGCTCGGGTTTCGCGAGCTCACGATTCATGAAATTCCGGAAAGCCGCGCGCGCGATACCGCAACGCGCATGGCCGAAGAGGCCGCGGCGATAGAAGCGCACATTCCCGACAGATCGGTGATCGTGGCGATGGACGAGCGGGGGCAAAATCTCGATTCGACCGTATTCGCCCGGAATCTCGGCCGCTGGCGCGACGAGGGGTGCGGGCATACAATATTCATCATTGGCGGGGCGGACGGACTTTCGCCCGAATTGCGCCGTAAGGCCAAGCTCGCGATCGCGTTCGGCTCGGCGACATGGCCGCACCAAATGGTCCGCGTCATGCTTCTGGAACAGCTTTATCGGGCCGCAACCATCCTGGCCGGCCATCCCTATCATCGCGCGTGA
- a CDS encoding S41 family peptidase: MMRKTSVILLSAATGAALTLFVTQPRAVFMGSSARAATADTYRQLNLFGDVFERVRSDYVEKPDDTKLIESAISGMLSGLDPHSSYMDAKSFRDMQVQTRGEFGGLGIEVTMEDGLIKVVSPIDDTPASRAGVMANDIITNLDDEAVQGLTLNQAVEKMRGPVNTKIKLKIIRKGVDNPIDVTLVRDNIRVRSVRARVEADDIAYIRITTFNEQTTEGLKKEIANLSTQIGDKLKGYVIDLRNNPGGLLEEAVTVSDSFLERGEIVSTRGRNAEETQRRSAHPGDLTKGKPVIVLVNGGSASASEIVAGALQDHKRATIVGTRSFGKGSVQTIIPLGSGNGALRLTTARYYTPSGKSIQAKGIVPDIEVLQDVPDELKSRTDTKGEASLRGHLKNDGDEKTGSQSYVPPDAKDDKALKMADDLLHGIKNSASAAPAPGTDKAAADKPKAAN; encoded by the coding sequence ATGATGCGCAAGACTTCAGTTATCCTCCTCAGCGCGGCCACCGGCGCGGCGCTGACGCTGTTCGTGACCCAGCCGCGCGCGGTGTTCATGGGTTCGAGCGCGCGCGCCGCGACCGCGGACACGTATCGCCAGCTCAATCTGTTCGGCGACGTGTTCGAGCGCGTGCGCTCCGACTATGTCGAGAAGCCTGACGACACCAAGCTGATCGAATCGGCGATCAGCGGCATGCTCTCCGGCCTCGATCCGCACTCCAGCTACATGGACGCCAAGAGCTTCCGTGACATGCAGGTGCAGACCCGCGGCGAGTTCGGCGGCCTCGGCATCGAGGTCACCATGGAGGACGGCCTGATCAAGGTGGTCTCGCCGATCGACGACACCCCGGCCTCGCGCGCCGGCGTCATGGCCAACGACATCATCACCAATCTCGACGACGAGGCGGTGCAGGGCCTGACCCTAAACCAGGCGGTCGAGAAGATGCGCGGCCCCGTCAACACCAAGATCAAGCTCAAGATCATCCGCAAGGGCGTCGACAATCCGATCGACGTCACTCTCGTGCGCGACAACATCCGCGTCCGCTCGGTACGCGCACGCGTCGAGGCCGACGACATCGCCTATATCCGCATCACCACCTTCAACGAGCAGACCACCGAAGGCCTGAAGAAGGAGATCGCCAATCTCTCGACCCAGATCGGCGACAAGCTGAAGGGCTACGTCATCGATCTCCGCAACAATCCCGGCGGCCTTCTTGAAGAAGCGGTCACCGTGTCCGACTCCTTCCTGGAGCGCGGCGAGATCGTGTCGACCCGCGGCCGCAACGCCGAGGAGACCCAGCGCCGCTCCGCCCATCCGGGCGACCTGACCAAGGGCAAGCCGGTGATCGTGCTGGTCAACGGTGGCTCGGCCTCGGCTTCGGAAATCGTCGCCGGCGCGCTGCAGGACCACAAGCGCGCGACCATCGTCGGCACGCGCTCCTTCGGCAAGGGATCGGTGCAGACCATCATCCCGCTCGGCAGCGGCAACGGCGCGCTGCGGCTGACCACGGCGCGCTACTACACGCCGTCGGGCAAATCGATCCAGGCCAAGGGCATCGTGCCCGACATCGAAGTGCTGCAGGATGTGCCGGACGAGCTGAAGTCCCGCACCGACACCAAGGGCGAGGCTTCGCTGCGCGGCCACCTCAAGAACGACGGCGACGAGAAGACCGGCTCGCAGTCCTACGTTCCGCCGGATGCCAAGGACGACAAGGCGCTCAAGATGGCCGACGACCTCCTGCACGGCATCAAGAACAGTGCCTCCGCGGCGCCCGCACCCGGTACCGACAAGGCTGCGGCGGACAAGCCCAAAGCAGCGAACTAA
- a CDS encoding murein hydrolase activator EnvC: protein MRAPLFNLLLIAGFVGSHLAPAAAQTATPAPQTAAVSTDAIRQREQELEAARQRQKSAEEAQAKLKAEIASLGQDRTQLNQQLIDTAASVRSVETKIGEAESRLTALSGREQEKRASLDSRRADIVEVLAALQRAGRRTPPALLVRPEDALQSLRTAMLLGAVVPELRGRAEKLASELGELVALRKTIATERDQLGADRDKVRNDQARLAALVDERQRQQASREKDLDAENTRAITLSRQVGDLQGLIAKMEQDLQSAAKAAEAAKQAEAKAAANAKPGPATFKDRSRTSPAIAFASAKGLLPLPVNGTKIRDFGGSDGVGGVQKGISLASRPGSQVTTPCDGWVVYSGPFRSYGQLLILNAGGGYHVLIAGMERISVNIGQFVLTGEPVATMGSTSQVASILATNASQPVLYVEFRKDGTPIDPGPWWAANEGEKVRG from the coding sequence ATGCGGGCGCCGCTTTTCAACCTGTTGCTGATCGCAGGCTTTGTGGGCAGCCATCTTGCGCCGGCGGCGGCGCAGACGGCAACGCCTGCGCCGCAGACTGCCGCCGTCTCGACCGATGCGATCAGGCAGCGCGAGCAGGAGCTCGAAGCGGCACGCCAGCGCCAGAAGAGCGCCGAGGAAGCGCAGGCCAAGCTGAAGGCCGAGATCGCCTCGCTCGGCCAGGACCGCACCCAGCTCAACCAGCAACTGATCGACACCGCCGCCAGCGTGCGCTCGGTCGAGACCAAGATCGGCGAGGCCGAATCGCGGCTGACCGCGCTGAGCGGGCGCGAGCAGGAGAAGCGGGCCTCGCTCGATTCGCGGCGTGCGGATATCGTGGAGGTCCTGGCCGCGCTCCAGCGCGCCGGCCGGCGGACGCCGCCCGCGCTTTTGGTGCGACCCGAGGACGCGCTGCAATCGCTGCGCACGGCCATGCTGCTCGGCGCCGTGGTTCCGGAACTGCGCGGCCGCGCTGAAAAGCTCGCAAGCGAGCTCGGCGAGCTCGTTGCCTTGCGCAAGACCATCGCAACCGAGCGCGACCAGCTCGGCGCCGACCGCGACAAGGTCCGCAACGATCAGGCGCGGCTTGCGGCGCTCGTCGACGAGCGACAGCGCCAGCAGGCCTCGCGGGAAAAGGACCTCGATGCCGAGAATACGCGCGCGATCACGCTCTCCAGGCAGGTCGGCGACCTCCAGGGCCTGATCGCCAAGATGGAGCAGGACCTGCAAAGCGCCGCCAAGGCGGCCGAGGCCGCGAAGCAGGCCGAGGCGAAGGCGGCCGCCAACGCCAAGCCGGGGCCGGCCACCTTCAAGGACCGTTCCCGGACCAGCCCGGCGATCGCCTTCGCCTCGGCCAAGGGCCTCCTGCCGCTGCCCGTCAACGGTACCAAGATCAGGGATTTCGGCGGTTCCGACGGCGTTGGCGGCGTCCAAAAGGGCATTTCTCTGGCAAGCAGACCCGGCTCCCAGGTCACGACACCGTGTGACGGCTGGGTGGTCTATTCCGGCCCCTTCCGCAGCTATGGACAACTCTTGATCCTTAACGCGGGGGGCGGGTATCATGTCCTGATCGCCGGGATGGAGCGCATTTCGGTAAACATCGGACAGTTCGTGCTCACGGGAGAGCCGGTCGCGACCATGGGGTCGACATCCCAAGTCGCCTCCATTCTCGCCACCAATGCGAGTCAACCCGTGCTCTATGTCGAGTTCCGTAAAGACGGCACTCCAATCGATCCAGGCCCATGGTGGGCCGCAAATGAAGGCGAAAAGGTTCGCGGATGA
- a CDS encoding glutamate-5-semialdehyde dehydrogenase: protein MAAPLKALDGTADLQALMTDLAARARAAARVLALAPAEQKNWALEAMERAIRKNAAAILAANAEDVAEARSGGDATGAFLDRLTLTPARVEAMAEGIAIVRGIADPVGVVTESWQRPNGMTIERVRVPLGVVGVIFESRPNVAADAGVLCLKSGNAVILRGGSDSFRSCRAIHECLVQGLREAGLPEAAITLVPTRDRAAVGMMLAGLNGAVDVIVPRGGKSLVARVEAEARVPVFAHLEGVNHVYVDGSADLEMAKSIVLNAKMRRTGVCGAAETLLVDRAGAARSMKPLVEMLIDAGCEVRGDEAVQGTDARVKAASEDDWDTEYLDAIIAAKVVDGVDGAIAHIQSHGSHHTDAIVSKDEAAAKKFLSEVDSAIVLHNASTQFADGGEFGFGAEIGIATGRFHARGPVGAEQLTSFKYRVHGTGQTRP from the coding sequence ATGGCCGCCCCTCTCAAAGCCCTCGACGGCACTGCCGATCTTCAGGCGCTGATGACCGATCTCGCCGCCCGTGCCCGCGCTGCGGCGCGCGTGCTGGCGCTGGCGCCGGCGGAGCAGAAGAACTGGGCGCTGGAGGCCATGGAGCGGGCGATCCGCAAGAACGCGGCGGCCATTCTCGCGGCCAATGCCGAGGACGTGGCCGAAGCGCGCTCCGGCGGCGACGCGACCGGCGCCTTCCTCGACCGCCTGACGCTGACGCCTGCGCGTGTCGAGGCGATGGCCGAGGGCATCGCCATCGTGCGCGGCATTGCCGATCCCGTCGGCGTCGTCACCGAGAGCTGGCAGCGGCCGAACGGCATGACGATCGAGCGCGTGCGCGTGCCGCTCGGCGTCGTCGGCGTGATCTTCGAGAGCCGGCCCAATGTCGCGGCCGATGCCGGCGTGCTGTGCCTGAAATCCGGCAACGCCGTGATCCTGCGCGGCGGCTCCGACAGCTTCCGCTCCTGCCGCGCGATCCATGAATGCCTGGTGCAGGGCCTGCGCGAGGCCGGCCTGCCTGAGGCTGCGATCACGCTGGTGCCGACGCGCGACCGCGCGGCCGTCGGCATGATGCTTGCTGGCCTGAACGGCGCCGTCGACGTGATCGTGCCGCGCGGGGGAAAAAGCCTCGTCGCGCGCGTCGAGGCGGAGGCGCGCGTGCCGGTGTTCGCGCATCTCGAAGGCGTCAACCACGTCTATGTCGATGGCAGCGCCGATCTCGAGATGGCGAAGTCGATCGTGCTCAATGCCAAGATGCGCCGCACCGGCGTCTGTGGCGCGGCGGAGACGCTGCTGGTCGATCGCGCAGGCGCTGCAAGGAGCATGAAGCCGCTGGTCGAGATGCTGATCGACGCCGGCTGCGAGGTGCGCGGCGACGAGGCAGTGCAAGGCACCGACGCGCGCGTCAAAGCTGCCAGCGAGGACGACTGGGATACCGAATATCTCGACGCGATCATCGCGGCGAAGGTGGTCGACGGCGTTGACGGCGCCATCGCGCACATCCAGAGCCACGGCTCGCACCACACCGATGCGATCGTGAGCAAGGACGAAGCTGCCGCGAAAAAATTCCTGAGCGAAGTGGACTCCGCGATCGTCCTGCACAACGCCTCGACGCAATTCGCCGATGGCGGCGAGTTCGGATTCGGCGCCGAGATCGGAATCGCCACCGGCCGATTCCACGCGCGCGGCCCGGTCGGCGCCGAGCAGCTCACGAGCTTCAAGTACCGCGTCCACGGCACCGGACAGACGCGGCCGTGA
- the rsfS gene encoding ribosome silencing factor: MKAQPDADKTLSLILSRLEDMKAEETVTIDLRGKSAYSDYMIVTTGRANRHVGAIAENVTKSLKETGIKNIHVEGLPNCDWVLIDSGDVIVHVFRPEVREFYNLERLYTQGPGAAKAI, encoded by the coding sequence TTGAAGGCGCAACCCGACGCCGACAAGACGCTGAGCCTGATCCTCTCCCGCCTCGAGGATATGAAGGCGGAAGAGACGGTCACCATCGACCTTCGCGGCAAATCGGCGTACTCCGACTACATGATCGTCACCACGGGCCGGGCCAACCGGCACGTTGGCGCGATCGCGGAAAACGTCACGAAGAGCCTCAAGGAAACCGGCATCAAGAACATCCATGTCGAGGGCTTGCCCAATTGCGACTGGGTGCTGATCGATTCCGGCGATGTGATCGTGCACGTGTTCAGACCCGAGGTCCGTGAGTTCTACAATCTCGAGAGATTGTACACGCAGGGCCCTGGAGCGGCGAAGGCGATCTAG
- a CDS encoding divergent polysaccharide deacetylase family protein: MTETADDLSAPLGQDKPRRRRRLRLPFTGLQALGVLLLLFLATFAGFAVFNKDPLGGEPITRVAIREQKAAEDKPATAAPESSGHETKAAPKQAAPGDQKTVTIIDGSSGARHDVMIGSGGEAADKGEPASAAPPIMSGVDQRLLEKSRYGMIPVAAADLKPFTAYAAEADRAKAAKTPVVAIVIGGLGVGAAKTADAIMKLPGAVTLAFTPYGSDPGKLAERARAQRHEIFLQIPMEPYDFPDNDPGPQTLLTSLSADQNMDRLYWHLSRMQGYAGLANFMGARFIATDAAMQPIVREAAKRGLGFFDDGASPRSVAPQAAASQAMPFGKGDIAIDAVPTGTEIDRALNKLESIARERGVAIGTASALPVSIERLGAWIKTLPDRGVLLVPLTTAMLKSKSS, translated from the coding sequence ATGACTGAAACGGCCGATGATCTGAGCGCCCCGCTCGGACAGGACAAGCCGCGGCGGAGACGCCGGCTGCGGCTGCCGTTCACGGGACTCCAGGCGCTCGGCGTCCTGCTTCTCCTGTTCCTCGCGACCTTTGCCGGCTTTGCCGTCTTCAACAAGGACCCGCTCGGCGGCGAGCCAATCACGCGCGTTGCCATCCGCGAGCAGAAGGCCGCCGAGGACAAGCCGGCAACCGCCGCGCCCGAAAGTTCGGGCCATGAGACCAAGGCAGCGCCGAAGCAGGCTGCGCCCGGCGACCAGAAGACCGTCACCATCATCGACGGCTCGAGCGGCGCCCGCCACGACGTCATGATCGGCAGCGGCGGCGAGGCTGCAGACAAGGGCGAGCCTGCCTCCGCAGCACCGCCCATTATGTCCGGGGTCGACCAACGGCTCCTCGAGAAGTCGCGCTACGGCATGATCCCGGTTGCGGCCGCCGACCTGAAGCCGTTCACGGCCTATGCGGCGGAGGCCGACCGCGCCAAGGCGGCCAAGACGCCCGTCGTCGCGATCGTCATCGGCGGGCTCGGCGTCGGTGCGGCCAAGACGGCTGACGCGATCATGAAGCTGCCGGGCGCGGTGACGCTGGCCTTCACGCCTTATGGATCAGATCCCGGAAAACTCGCCGAGCGGGCCCGCGCCCAGCGCCACGAGATCTTCCTCCAGATCCCGATGGAGCCCTACGACTTCCCCGACAATGATCCGGGCCCGCAGACCCTGCTGACTTCGCTGAGCGCGGACCAGAACATGGACCGGCTGTACTGGCATCTGAGCCGGATGCAGGGCTATGCGGGCCTTGCCAATTTCATGGGCGCGCGTTTCATCGCCACCGACGCGGCGATGCAGCCGATCGTGCGCGAGGCGGCCAAGCGCGGACTCGGCTTCTTCGACGACGGCGCCTCGCCGCGCAGTGTCGCGCCCCAGGCCGCCGCAAGCCAGGCCATGCCGTTCGGCAAGGGTGACATCGCGATCGACGCGGTGCCGACCGGCACCGAGATCGACCGCGCCCTGAACAAGCTGGAATCCATCGCCCGCGAGCGCGGCGTCGCCATCGGCACCGCCTCCGCCCTGCCCGTCTCGATCGAGCGGTTAGGTGCCTGGATCAAGACGCTTCCCGACCGCGGTGTCCTGCTGGTGCCATTGACAACCGCGATGTTGAAATCAAAATCCAGCTGA
- a CDS encoding nicotinate-nucleotide adenylyltransferase, translating into MSNNFVVPRFVAQALPPYTDGMRIGLLGGSFNPPHHAHREISRFALTRLQLDRVWWLVTPGNPLKENGALHALGERMKAARDVADDPRIEVSCLESVIRTRYTIDTINFLRRRASGLRFVWIMGADNLAQFHRWQDWQRIAAQVPMAVIDRPPQSFRALASPAAQALARYRLPENEAARLADRRTPAWVFLTGLKLSLSSTTLRNPDGSWKAAK; encoded by the coding sequence TTGAGCAACAATTTCGTCGTGCCGCGCTTCGTGGCGCAAGCGTTGCCGCCTTACACCGACGGCATGCGCATCGGGCTGCTCGGCGGCTCCTTCAATCCGCCGCATCACGCGCACCGCGAGATCAGCCGCTTCGCGCTCACGCGATTGCAGCTCGATCGCGTGTGGTGGCTGGTGACGCCGGGCAATCCCTTGAAGGAGAACGGCGCGCTGCATGCGCTGGGCGAGCGCATGAAGGCCGCGCGCGATGTCGCCGACGATCCGCGCATCGAGGTGAGCTGTCTCGAATCCGTCATCCGCACGCGCTACACTATCGACACGATCAACTTCTTGCGCCGCCGCGCAAGCGGCTTGCGATTTGTCTGGATCATGGGCGCCGACAACCTCGCGCAATTCCATCGCTGGCAGGACTGGCAGCGCATTGCCGCCCAGGTGCCGATGGCGGTCATCGACCGCCCGCCCCAAAGCTTTCGCGCCCTCGCCTCGCCCGCCGCCCAGGCACTCGCCCGTTACCGCTTGCCCGAGAATGAAGCAGCGCGGCTTGCGGACCGGCGGACGCCGGCATGGGTCTTCCTCACCGGGCTGAAGCTCAGCCTGTCGTCGACCACCTTGCGGAACCCGGACGGGAGCTGGAAGGCGGCCAAATGA
- a CDS encoding RNA pyrophosphohydrolase — protein MTRYEDLPYRTCVGVMLLNKDGRVFIGRRAGGIEHVDETHVWQMPQGGVDPGEDTWEAATRELYEETSVRSVERLGEVADWLTYDIPRTVAGRAWKGRYRGQRQKWYAMRFTGKDSEIDVAHPGGGGHKAEFVTWRWEQMKNLSSLIIPFKRPVYDRVVQEFAALADE, from the coding sequence ATGACGCGTTACGAGGATCTGCCCTACCGGACCTGCGTCGGGGTGATGCTGCTCAACAAGGACGGACGGGTCTTCATCGGGCGCCGCGCCGGCGGCATCGAGCATGTCGACGAGACCCATGTCTGGCAGATGCCGCAAGGCGGCGTCGATCCCGGCGAGGATACCTGGGAAGCCGCCACGCGCGAGCTCTACGAGGAGACCAGCGTGCGCTCGGTGGAACGGCTCGGCGAGGTCGCCGACTGGCTCACCTACGACATTCCGCGCACCGTCGCGGGCCGTGCCTGGAAAGGCCGTTACCGCGGCCAGCGCCAGAAATGGTACGCCATGCGCTTTACCGGCAAGGACAGCGAGATCGACGTCGCCCATCCCGGCGGCGGCGGTCACAAGGCGGAATTCGTCACCTGGCGCTGGGAGCAGATGAAAAATCTGTCCTCGCTGATCATTCCCTTCAAGCGCCCGGTCTATGATCGCGTGGTGCAGGAATTTGCCGCGCTGGCGGACGAGTAA